Proteins co-encoded in one Drosophila gunungcola strain Sukarami chromosome X unlocalized genomic scaffold, Dgunungcola_SK_2 000032F, whole genome shotgun sequence genomic window:
- the LOC128260535 gene encoding probable RNA-binding protein 18 isoform X1, protein MANAAGSSGSGGGSGNSEETRRIWVGNLDSRITEFQLLKLMQKCGAIEKFDMLFHKGGPMVGQSRGYAFVTFAQNEGATNALLKLDGTSVGNRSIAVRLAKNIKYDDLQKPKPRLEIPALGTGKREEKISKTEAIRAIEAKLKVLERQTDDNLELNTAGRGEANVPFIQRYQFNKDRDGSQRYGKSSAPYHRQQRPKRR, encoded by the exons atggcaaatgcT GCCGGATCGAGCGGTTCAGGCGGCGGCAGCGGGAACTCCGAGGAGACGCGACGCATTTGGGTGGGAAATCTGGACTCGCGCATCACCGA GTTTCAACTCCTCAAACTGATGCAAAAATGCGGTGCCATCGAGAAGTTCGACATGCTGTTCCACAAGGGCGGCCCCATGGTTGGCCAATCCCGGGGCTATGCCTTCGTTACCTTCGCGCAG AACGAGGGAGCCACCAATGCTCTGCTGAAACTCGACGGAACCAGCGTGGGAAATCGCTCTATAGCTGTGCGCTTGGCCAAAAACATCAAATAT GACGACCTGCAGAAACCAAAGCCACGGCTGGAGATACCTGCCTTGGGAACCGGCAAACGCGAGGAGAAGATCAGCAAAACCGAAGCCATTCGTGCCATCGAGGCCAAGCTGAAAGTGCTGGAGCGGCAGACGGACGACAATCTCGAGCTGAATACGGCGGGCAGAGGTGAGGCCAACGTGCCTTTCATCCAGCGCTATCAGTTCAACAAGGACCGGGACGGATCGCAGCGCTATGGCAAATCCTCGGCGCCATATCATCGACAGCAGCGTCCCAAGCGGCGCTAA
- the LOC128260499 gene encoding nucleoside diphosphate kinase 6 produces the protein MEITLALIKPHVLRNTYAMQQIRALIAQNFTVLDQKEVCITKELSEQFYAEHQGKFFYHRLTSFMNSGPCYALILQSEACIQKWRGLLGPTKVFRAVYSDPNCIRALYGLSDTRNACHGSDSEASALREISILFPEFNVAVANRQAKKDT, from the exons atggaaataacTTTGGCTCTGATAAAGCCCCATGTGCTGCGAAACACCTATGCGATGCAGCAGATCCGGGCGCTGATCGCGCAGAATTTTACGGTTTTGGACCAGAAGGAGGTTTGCATTACGAAAGAACTGTCGGAGCAATTCTACGCGGAGCACCAGGGCAAGTTCTTCTACCACCGGCTCACTAGCTTTATGAACAG CGGACCCTGTTATGCGCTGATCCTGCAGTCGGAGGCTTGCATCCAGAAGTGGCGTGGTCTTCTAGGGCCGACGAAGGTGTTCCGGGCCGTATATAGCGATCCCAACTGCATCCGGGCGTTGTACGGGCTATCCGATACCCGCAATGCCTGCCACGGTTCAGATAGCGAGGCATCGGCCCTCCGCGAGATCAGCATCTTGTTTCCGGAATTCAACGTCGCTGTGGCCAACAGACAGGCGAAAAAGGATACGTAA
- the LOC128260498 gene encoding b(0,+)-type amino acid transporter 1 isoform X4 codes for MYQHVQPNNTNHIHANGHNVPTKATSNGTMCANGALGTEGPEAPETDASGTGRMRKPLERNGSTQNHVVHLERRLGLFSGVALIVGTMIGSGIFVSPSGLLVRTGSVGVSFIIWLACGVLSLLGALAYAELGTMNTSSGAEWAYFMDAYGPAPAFLFSWVSTLVLKPSQMAIICLSFAQYAVEAFVTDCDPPRGVVKMVALVAIVTILFVNCYSVNLGMAVQNVFTAAKLVAVVVVICGGAWKLMQGNTQHLSNAFNGPMPNVGSIATAFYTGLWAYDGWNNLNYVTEEIKNPSKNLPRSIIIGIPLVTLCYALINISYLAAMSPEEMIESEAVAVTFGNRVLGALAWLMPLSVTISTFGSANGTLFAAGRLCFAASREGHLLDILSYVHVRRLTPAPGLIFHLHRLDFLRRRDAGLDRDALHQAQLSAALQSADHHSRCGLGHLSVSRCGAHFRDPAR; via the exons GACATAATGTGCCAACAAAAGCAACGAGCAACGGGACCATGTGCGCCAATGGGGCTCTTGGGACAGAAGGGCCCGAAGCGCCAGAGACCGACGCATCAGGGACCGGGCGGATGCGGAAGCCGCTGGAGAGGAATGGCTCAACGCAGAACCACGTTGTTCACCTCGAGAGAAG gCTGGGCCTCTTCAGTGGGGTGGCTTTAATTGTTGGAACTATGATAG GGTCTGGAATTTTTGTGTCACCCTCCGGTTTACTGGTTCGCACTGGTTCCGTTGGAGTTAGCTTTATAATCTGGCTGGCCTGTGGTGTGCTCTCTCTGCTGG GCGCTCTGGCATACGCTGAACTTGGCACGATGAACACGTCGTCGGGGGCGGAGTGGGCGTACTTTATGGATGCCTATGGACCGGCGCCGGCGTTTCTGTTCTCATGGGTATCGACTTTGGTGTTGAAGCCATCTCAAATGGCTATAATATGCTTATCATTTGCACAGTACGCCGTTGAGGCCTTTGTGACGGACTGCGATCCGCCCAGGGGCGTGGTCAAGATGGTCGCCCTAGTGGCAATtg TGACGATTCTGTTCGTGAACTGCTACAGCGTCAACCTGGGCATGGCCGTGCAGAACGTGTTCACCGCCGCCAAACTGGTGGCCGTGGTGGTGGTGATCTGCGGCGGAGCCTGGAAACTGATGCAGGGCAACACACAGCACCTGTCGAATGCATTTAACGGGCCGATGCCGAACGTGGGCTCCATTGCGACGGCCTTCTACACGGGACTGTGGGCCTACGACGGCTGGAACAACCTGAACTATGTGACCGAGGAGATCAAGAATCCCAGCAAGAACCTGCCGCGCTCGATCATCATCGGCATTCCGCTGGTGACGCTCTGCTACGCCCTGATCAACATCTCCTACCTGGCGGCCATGTCGCCGGAGGAGATGATCGAGTCGGAGGCGGTGGCCGTCACCTTCGGGAACCGCGTCCTGGGGGCGCTGGCCTGGCTGATGCCCCTCAGCGTCACCATCAGCACCTTCGGCAGCGCCAACGGCACGCTCTTCGCAGCTGGGCG CCTATGCTTTGCGGCCAGTCGAGAGGGTCACCTGCTGGACATTCTCTCCTATGTCCATGTGCGTCGTCTTACACCCGCCCCGGGGCTGATATTCCAC CTTCACCGCCTGGATTTTCTACGGCGGCGCGATGCTGGCCTTGATCGTGATGCGCTACACCAAGCCCAACTATCCGCGGCCCTACAAAGTGCCGATCATCATTCCCGTTGTGGTCTTGGTCATCTCAGTGTATCTCGTTGCGGCGCCCATTTTCGAGACCCCGCGCGTTGA
- the LOC128260498 gene encoding b(0,+)-type amino acid transporter 1 isoform X1: MRDKISQLFCLQKNACKNNSTDNNRGHNVPTKATSNGTMCANGALGTEGPEAPETDASGTGRMRKPLERNGSTQNHVVHLERRLGLFSGVALIVGTMIGSGIFVSPSGLLVRTGSVGVSFIIWLACGVLSLLGALAYAELGTMNTSSGAEWAYFMDAYGPAPAFLFSWVSTLVLKPSQMAIICLSFAQYAVEAFVTDCDPPRGVVKMVALVAIVTILFVNCYSVNLGMAVQNVFTAAKLVAVVVVICGGAWKLMQGNTQHLSNAFNGPMPNVGSIATAFYTGLWAYDGWNNLNYVTEEIKNPSKNLPRSIIIGIPLVTLCYALINISYLAAMSPEEMIESEAVAVTFGNRVLGALAWLMPLSVTISTFGSANGTLFAAGRLCFAASREGHLLDILSYVHVRRLTPAPGLIFHSLIASAMVLHGTIDSLIDFFSFTAWIFYGGAMLALIVMRYTKPNYPRPYKVPIIIPVVVLVISVYLVAAPIFETPRVEYLYALLFIFAGLIFYVPFVKLGMTPRFMNKVTLFFQLLLEVVPTSSMAMFE; this comes from the exons ATGCGCGATAAAATATCACAACTATTTTGCTTGCAAAAGAACGcatgcaaaaataattcaacaGATAATAACagag GACATAATGTGCCAACAAAAGCAACGAGCAACGGGACCATGTGCGCCAATGGGGCTCTTGGGACAGAAGGGCCCGAAGCGCCAGAGACCGACGCATCAGGGACCGGGCGGATGCGGAAGCCGCTGGAGAGGAATGGCTCAACGCAGAACCACGTTGTTCACCTCGAGAGAAG gCTGGGCCTCTTCAGTGGGGTGGCTTTAATTGTTGGAACTATGATAG GGTCTGGAATTTTTGTGTCACCCTCCGGTTTACTGGTTCGCACTGGTTCCGTTGGAGTTAGCTTTATAATCTGGCTGGCCTGTGGTGTGCTCTCTCTGCTGG GCGCTCTGGCATACGCTGAACTTGGCACGATGAACACGTCGTCGGGGGCGGAGTGGGCGTACTTTATGGATGCCTATGGACCGGCGCCGGCGTTTCTGTTCTCATGGGTATCGACTTTGGTGTTGAAGCCATCTCAAATGGCTATAATATGCTTATCATTTGCACAGTACGCCGTTGAGGCCTTTGTGACGGACTGCGATCCGCCCAGGGGCGTGGTCAAGATGGTCGCCCTAGTGGCAATtg TGACGATTCTGTTCGTGAACTGCTACAGCGTCAACCTGGGCATGGCCGTGCAGAACGTGTTCACCGCCGCCAAACTGGTGGCCGTGGTGGTGGTGATCTGCGGCGGAGCCTGGAAACTGATGCAGGGCAACACACAGCACCTGTCGAATGCATTTAACGGGCCGATGCCGAACGTGGGCTCCATTGCGACGGCCTTCTACACGGGACTGTGGGCCTACGACGGCTGGAACAACCTGAACTATGTGACCGAGGAGATCAAGAATCCCAGCAAGAACCTGCCGCGCTCGATCATCATCGGCATTCCGCTGGTGACGCTCTGCTACGCCCTGATCAACATCTCCTACCTGGCGGCCATGTCGCCGGAGGAGATGATCGAGTCGGAGGCGGTGGCCGTCACCTTCGGGAACCGCGTCCTGGGGGCGCTGGCCTGGCTGATGCCCCTCAGCGTCACCATCAGCACCTTCGGCAGCGCCAACGGCACGCTCTTCGCAGCTGGGCG CCTATGCTTTGCGGCCAGTCGAGAGGGTCACCTGCTGGACATTCTCTCCTATGTCCATGTGCGTCGTCTTACACCCGCCCCGGGGCTGATATTCCAC TCGCTGATTGCCTCGGCAATGGTGCTGCATGGCACGATTGATTCGCTGATTGATTTCTTCAGCTTCACCGCCTGGATTTTCTACGGCGGCGCGATGCTGGCCTTGATCGTGATGCGCTACACCAAGCCCAACTATCCGCGGCCCTACAAAGTGCCGATCATCATTCCCGTTGTGGTCTTGGTCATCTCAGTGTATCTCGTTGCGGCGCCCATTTTCGAGACCCCGCGCGTTGAGTATCTGTACGCCCTGCTCTTCATCTTCGCGGGCCTGATCTTCTACGTGCCGTTCGTCAAGCTCGGAATGACGCCCAGGTTCATGA ACAAGGTGACACTCTTCTTCCAGCTGCTGTTGGAAGTGGTGCCCACCTCCTCGATGGCCATGTTCGAGTGA
- the LOC128260498 gene encoding b(0,+)-type amino acid transporter 1 isoform X2: MYQHVQPNNTNHIHANGHNVPTKATSNGTMCANGALGTEGPEAPETDASGTGRMRKPLERNGSTQNHVVHLERRLGLFSGVALIVGTMIGSGIFVSPSGLLVRTGSVGVSFIIWLACGVLSLLGALAYAELGTMNTSSGAEWAYFMDAYGPAPAFLFSWVSTLVLKPSQMAIICLSFAQYAVEAFVTDCDPPRGVVKMVALVAIVTILFVNCYSVNLGMAVQNVFTAAKLVAVVVVICGGAWKLMQGNTQHLSNAFNGPMPNVGSIATAFYTGLWAYDGWNNLNYVTEEIKNPSKNLPRSIIIGIPLVTLCYALINISYLAAMSPEEMIESEAVAVTFGNRVLGALAWLMPLSVTISTFGSANGTLFAAGRLCFAASREGHLLDILSYVHVRRLTPAPGLIFHSLIASAMVLHGTIDSLIDFFSFTAWIFYGGAMLALIVMRYTKPNYPRPYKVPIIIPVVVLVISVYLVAAPIFETPRVEYLYALLFIFAGLIFYVPFVKLGMTPRFMNKVTLFFQLLLEVVPTSSMAMFE; the protein is encoded by the exons GACATAATGTGCCAACAAAAGCAACGAGCAACGGGACCATGTGCGCCAATGGGGCTCTTGGGACAGAAGGGCCCGAAGCGCCAGAGACCGACGCATCAGGGACCGGGCGGATGCGGAAGCCGCTGGAGAGGAATGGCTCAACGCAGAACCACGTTGTTCACCTCGAGAGAAG gCTGGGCCTCTTCAGTGGGGTGGCTTTAATTGTTGGAACTATGATAG GGTCTGGAATTTTTGTGTCACCCTCCGGTTTACTGGTTCGCACTGGTTCCGTTGGAGTTAGCTTTATAATCTGGCTGGCCTGTGGTGTGCTCTCTCTGCTGG GCGCTCTGGCATACGCTGAACTTGGCACGATGAACACGTCGTCGGGGGCGGAGTGGGCGTACTTTATGGATGCCTATGGACCGGCGCCGGCGTTTCTGTTCTCATGGGTATCGACTTTGGTGTTGAAGCCATCTCAAATGGCTATAATATGCTTATCATTTGCACAGTACGCCGTTGAGGCCTTTGTGACGGACTGCGATCCGCCCAGGGGCGTGGTCAAGATGGTCGCCCTAGTGGCAATtg TGACGATTCTGTTCGTGAACTGCTACAGCGTCAACCTGGGCATGGCCGTGCAGAACGTGTTCACCGCCGCCAAACTGGTGGCCGTGGTGGTGGTGATCTGCGGCGGAGCCTGGAAACTGATGCAGGGCAACACACAGCACCTGTCGAATGCATTTAACGGGCCGATGCCGAACGTGGGCTCCATTGCGACGGCCTTCTACACGGGACTGTGGGCCTACGACGGCTGGAACAACCTGAACTATGTGACCGAGGAGATCAAGAATCCCAGCAAGAACCTGCCGCGCTCGATCATCATCGGCATTCCGCTGGTGACGCTCTGCTACGCCCTGATCAACATCTCCTACCTGGCGGCCATGTCGCCGGAGGAGATGATCGAGTCGGAGGCGGTGGCCGTCACCTTCGGGAACCGCGTCCTGGGGGCGCTGGCCTGGCTGATGCCCCTCAGCGTCACCATCAGCACCTTCGGCAGCGCCAACGGCACGCTCTTCGCAGCTGGGCG CCTATGCTTTGCGGCCAGTCGAGAGGGTCACCTGCTGGACATTCTCTCCTATGTCCATGTGCGTCGTCTTACACCCGCCCCGGGGCTGATATTCCAC TCGCTGATTGCCTCGGCAATGGTGCTGCATGGCACGATTGATTCGCTGATTGATTTCTTCAGCTTCACCGCCTGGATTTTCTACGGCGGCGCGATGCTGGCCTTGATCGTGATGCGCTACACCAAGCCCAACTATCCGCGGCCCTACAAAGTGCCGATCATCATTCCCGTTGTGGTCTTGGTCATCTCAGTGTATCTCGTTGCGGCGCCCATTTTCGAGACCCCGCGCGTTGAGTATCTGTACGCCCTGCTCTTCATCTTCGCGGGCCTGATCTTCTACGTGCCGTTCGTCAAGCTCGGAATGACGCCCAGGTTCATGA ACAAGGTGACACTCTTCTTCCAGCTGCTGTTGGAAGTGGTGCCCACCTCCTCGATGGCCATGTTCGAGTGA
- the LOC128260535 gene encoding probable RNA-binding protein 18 isoform X2 — protein sequence MLFHKGGPMVGQSRGYAFVTFAQNEGATNALLKLDGTSVGNRSIAVRLAKNIKYDDLQKPKPRLEIPALGTGKREEKISKTEAIRAIEAKLKVLERQTDDNLELNTAGRGEANVPFIQRYQFNKDRDGSQRYGKSSAPYHRQQRPKRR from the exons ATGCTGTTCCACAAGGGCGGCCCCATGGTTGGCCAATCCCGGGGCTATGCCTTCGTTACCTTCGCGCAG AACGAGGGAGCCACCAATGCTCTGCTGAAACTCGACGGAACCAGCGTGGGAAATCGCTCTATAGCTGTGCGCTTGGCCAAAAACATCAAATAT GACGACCTGCAGAAACCAAAGCCACGGCTGGAGATACCTGCCTTGGGAACCGGCAAACGCGAGGAGAAGATCAGCAAAACCGAAGCCATTCGTGCCATCGAGGCCAAGCTGAAAGTGCTGGAGCGGCAGACGGACGACAATCTCGAGCTGAATACGGCGGGCAGAGGTGAGGCCAACGTGCCTTTCATCCAGCGCTATCAGTTCAACAAGGACCGGGACGGATCGCAGCGCTATGGCAAATCCTCGGCGCCATATCATCGACAGCAGCGTCCCAAGCGGCGCTAA
- the LOC128260537 gene encoding probable 28S ribosomal protein S25, mitochondrial — MPFMKGREPIRRTLKYLNAGKLVLKDKVRIFSVNYNTYGDHHAGARDFVFWNIPQIQFKNPEVQVLTLKNMTPSPFVRCYFDDGRDMLIDVDGRNRDDIIEHLVKVVGKTREQLDAEARLKESKDNPANFGYGCGRHCICEIPGQVPCPGTVPLPDHMRGKVLFAPK, encoded by the exons ATGCCTTTCATGAAGGGCCGCGAGCCCATCCGGCGCACTCTCAAGTACCTGAATGCGGGAAAACTGGTGCTCAAGGACAAGGTGCGCATCTTCAGCGTCAACTACAACACATACGGCGACCATCACGCGGGAGCACG GGACTTTGTCTTCTGGAACATCCCGCAGATCCAGTTCAAGAACCCCGAGGTGCAGGTGCTCACCCTGAAGAACATGACGCCCTCGCCCTTCGTAAGGTGCTACTTCGACGACGGACGGGACATGCTGATCGATGTGGACGGCCGGAATCGGGACGACATCATCGAACACCTGGTAAAGGTGGTGGGCAAGACCCG GGAGCAACTGGATGCGGAGGCGCGCTTAAAGGAGAGCAAGGACAACCCGGCCAATTTCGGCTACGGATGCGGCAGGCACTGCATCTGCGAGATCCCCGGCCAGGTTCCCTGTCCCGGAACCGTTCCGCTGCCCGATCACATGCGCGGCAAGGTCCTATTTGCACCCAAGTAG
- the LOC128260498 gene encoding b(0,+)-type amino acid transporter 1 isoform X3 produces the protein MRDKISQLFCLQKNACKNNSTDNNRGHNVPTKATSNGTMCANGALGTEGPEAPETDASGTGRMRKPLERNGSTQNHVVHLERRLGLFSGVALIVGTMIGSGIFVSPSGLLVRTGSVGVSFIIWLACGVLSLLGALAYAELGTMNTSSGAEWAYFMDAYGPAPAFLFSWYAVEAFVTDCDPPRGVVKMVALVAIVTILFVNCYSVNLGMAVQNVFTAAKLVAVVVVICGGAWKLMQGNTQHLSNAFNGPMPNVGSIATAFYTGLWAYDGWNNLNYVTEEIKNPSKNLPRSIIIGIPLVTLCYALINISYLAAMSPEEMIESEAVAVTFGNRVLGALAWLMPLSVTISTFGSANGTLFAAGRLCFAASREGHLLDILSYVHVRRLTPAPGLIFHSLIASAMVLHGTIDSLIDFFSFTAWIFYGGAMLALIVMRYTKPNYPRPYKVPIIIPVVVLVISVYLVAAPIFETPRVEYLYALLFIFAGLIFYVPFVKLGMTPRFMNKVTLFFQLLLEVVPTSSMAMFE, from the exons ATGCGCGATAAAATATCACAACTATTTTGCTTGCAAAAGAACGcatgcaaaaataattcaacaGATAATAACagag GACATAATGTGCCAACAAAAGCAACGAGCAACGGGACCATGTGCGCCAATGGGGCTCTTGGGACAGAAGGGCCCGAAGCGCCAGAGACCGACGCATCAGGGACCGGGCGGATGCGGAAGCCGCTGGAGAGGAATGGCTCAACGCAGAACCACGTTGTTCACCTCGAGAGAAG gCTGGGCCTCTTCAGTGGGGTGGCTTTAATTGTTGGAACTATGATAG GGTCTGGAATTTTTGTGTCACCCTCCGGTTTACTGGTTCGCACTGGTTCCGTTGGAGTTAGCTTTATAATCTGGCTGGCCTGTGGTGTGCTCTCTCTGCTGG GCGCTCTGGCATACGCTGAACTTGGCACGATGAACACGTCGTCGGGGGCGGAGTGGGCGTACTTTATGGATGCCTATGGACCGGCGCCGGCGTTTCTGTTCTCATGG TACGCCGTTGAGGCCTTTGTGACGGACTGCGATCCGCCCAGGGGCGTGGTCAAGATGGTCGCCCTAGTGGCAATtg TGACGATTCTGTTCGTGAACTGCTACAGCGTCAACCTGGGCATGGCCGTGCAGAACGTGTTCACCGCCGCCAAACTGGTGGCCGTGGTGGTGGTGATCTGCGGCGGAGCCTGGAAACTGATGCAGGGCAACACACAGCACCTGTCGAATGCATTTAACGGGCCGATGCCGAACGTGGGCTCCATTGCGACGGCCTTCTACACGGGACTGTGGGCCTACGACGGCTGGAACAACCTGAACTATGTGACCGAGGAGATCAAGAATCCCAGCAAGAACCTGCCGCGCTCGATCATCATCGGCATTCCGCTGGTGACGCTCTGCTACGCCCTGATCAACATCTCCTACCTGGCGGCCATGTCGCCGGAGGAGATGATCGAGTCGGAGGCGGTGGCCGTCACCTTCGGGAACCGCGTCCTGGGGGCGCTGGCCTGGCTGATGCCCCTCAGCGTCACCATCAGCACCTTCGGCAGCGCCAACGGCACGCTCTTCGCAGCTGGGCG CCTATGCTTTGCGGCCAGTCGAGAGGGTCACCTGCTGGACATTCTCTCCTATGTCCATGTGCGTCGTCTTACACCCGCCCCGGGGCTGATATTCCAC TCGCTGATTGCCTCGGCAATGGTGCTGCATGGCACGATTGATTCGCTGATTGATTTCTTCAGCTTCACCGCCTGGATTTTCTACGGCGGCGCGATGCTGGCCTTGATCGTGATGCGCTACACCAAGCCCAACTATCCGCGGCCCTACAAAGTGCCGATCATCATTCCCGTTGTGGTCTTGGTCATCTCAGTGTATCTCGTTGCGGCGCCCATTTTCGAGACCCCGCGCGTTGAGTATCTGTACGCCCTGCTCTTCATCTTCGCGGGCCTGATCTTCTACGTGCCGTTCGTCAAGCTCGGAATGACGCCCAGGTTCATGA ACAAGGTGACACTCTTCTTCCAGCTGCTGTTGGAAGTGGTGCCCACCTCCTCGATGGCCATGTTCGAGTGA